From the Pomacea canaliculata isolate SZHN2017 linkage group LG14, ASM307304v1, whole genome shotgun sequence genome, one window contains:
- the LOC112554839 gene encoding zinc finger protein 436-like, producing MPSSLLDITGKEDGGWVWGRWSWIRLIIMYGPTTLEICCLPPDGNKSEEMDSRDMDSWCDYTSTSTSSTYTNDFMQHDSIFGQELHNIKIDPTAQTHWKCENVPKVEMNSQDSTSFIKIEQQHSHIVKTEWPHMTEHNHIVKTERSWPGQDAVSQLDSDNEFYWICQGDTYEVKTQYAKGPVTSEVKHEDHSGQGVGAAVKSEQTKSHTQSTIMENLKAQSVPQEVEWNCRKNKDILACMSSPELQDVDVAGCKTTQRQVHSDENHHQCRVCKAAFKKLSDLKRHRQVHSNEKPHKCSVCKAAFKRSYDLKQHGQVHSDEKPHHSDEKPHQCRVCKAAFKRSSDLKEHMRVHNDEKPHQCSVCKAAFKRLSCLKQHMLVHSDQKPHKCSVCKAAFKRSYHLKQHRQVHSDEKPHQCRVFIYFTNTDDDL from the exons GATACGCCTCATTATCATGTATGGGCCGACGACTCTAGAGATTTGCTGTTTACCACCCGATGGGAACAAGTCTGAAGAGATGG ACTCTCGAGACATGGATTCATGGTGTGACTACACTTCTACGTCCACAAGTTCCACCTACACG aatgatttcatgCAGCATGACAGTATCTTCGGCCAAGAActccataatataaaaattgatccaACTGCACAGACACACTGGAAGTGTGAGAACGTTCCGAAAGTGGAGATGAATTCTCAAGATTccacttctttcattaaaattgaacagCAGCACAGTCACATTGTGAAGACAGAATGGCCACATATGACTGAGCATAATCATATAGTAAAGACTGAGAGATCATGGCCTGGCCAGGATGCAGTTTCTCAacttgatagtgataatgaattttattggatCTGCCAAGGCGATACCTATGAAGTGAAGACACAGTATGCAAAAGGACCAGTTACTtctgaggtcaagcatgaaGATCACTCTGGTCAAGGCGTTGGTGCTGCAGTAAagtcagagcagacaaaatcacacactcagtccACAATAATGGAGAACTTGAAGGCACAGAGTGTACCACAGGAGGTGGAGTGGaattgcaggaaaaataaagatattttagcatGCATGTCATCACCTGAACTTCAAGATGTGGATGTTGCTGGATGTAAAACTACACAG aggcaggttcacagtgatgagaatcaTCACCAGTGCAGGgtttgtaaagctgcatttaaaaaattatccgATTTGAAACGACATAGGCAGGTTCACAGTAATGagaagcctcataagtgcagtgtgtgtaaagctgcatttaaaagatcatacgatttgaaacaacatgggcaggttcacagtgatgagaagcctcac cacagtgatgagaagcctcaccagtgcagggtttgtaaagctgcatttaaaagatcatctGATTTAAAAGAGCACATGAGGGTTCACaatgatgagaagcctcaccagtgcagtgtatgtaaagctgcatttaaaagattatcatgtttgaaacaacatatgctggttcacagtgatcagaagcctcataagtgcagtgtgtgtaaagctgcatttaaaagatcataccatttgaaacaacataggcaggttcacagtgatgagaagcctcaccagtgcagg GTGTTCATCTACTTTACaaacacagatgatgacctaTGA